Part of the Bacteroidales bacterium genome is shown below.
TCAACGACACTACTAAATGGGCTATTACCTGTCGCGTCTGGGGATTGCTGAAATATTACCATCCGAATGTGACGGCCGGTAAGCTGGATTGGGATAAAGTGTTACTGGACAGAATGGTCGATATTAATTATTCTTCTACACCGGAAATGGTCAATGTCGAACTCGCGAAAATGCTGGTGGCGGCCGGAGAATATACAGGTAAAAAAGACAATGACTGGAATGACTCCCTGAACATGAATATGAACTTATGCTGGCTGGATAACTCGTTTTTGGATAAAACACTCATCAATGAGTTGAAAAAGATCGCTTCACTAACCGTAAAATTTCCGGCTTATTACCGCATAGATTATGAAAATCCAATGCTGCCAAATGAAAAAGGGTATAAGGTAGACATTAATACTTCATATAAGCATCGTTTATTGTCTCTTTTCAGATATTGGAATGTAATTTACTATTTTTTTCCCCACAAATATCTAATGGATCAATCGTGGGACAAAACATTAACCATGTCTATTTTCCCATTTATCCATGCTGCTGACATACAATCCTATCAGATTGCATTTCTAAAATTGGCTGCTGCTCTTAATGATGGGCATGGTTATATTAGTTTTGCTAATTATTATCGCGCTGAAGCTCTTAATACTATTGAAATGATAGATGGACAAACGGTTATAACAGTTGATGCCGGAGGATTGTTACCTGGGGATATTATCGATGTTATCCAAGGGAGGAATATAAATCATATCCGCGACAGTCTGTCGGTTTTGATTCCGGCTTCAACGCAGCTTAATAAGGAGTTTCGGATAAACAGCTATGTAGCTGAAATAATTTTCTTTAATAAACCGGATATTGTTATCTCCAGAAATGGACAACCCATTAAAATTCAGATGCCGTTTGTTGATTTTGAAAAACAGAAGCCGGGTTTATACAGATGGATTTCCGATGATATTGCCTATGTTGATTTCTCCGTATTAACAAAACAGGGAATTGATTCGGTTTTTCACGCACTGTCCAATGTTACATGTATTATTTTTGACATACGGAAGGGTGTGGATCAGAGCTATGATGCGGAGCTATTTGGTGGTTACTTGTCCAACAAAAATACCCGTTTATTCCCAACAGTACTTCCTCATCCGGAACATCCGGGGGCCTTCGTTTTAATTGATGACTTTCAGGCATCCTCTAAAGATACCAGAGGTCGTCGCCTTTACAAAGGAAAAATTGTTTATCTGATAGATGAAAATACGCAAAGTGCTACAGAAACTGTAGCGTTCGTTGGCCGTACCAATTATCAGGCCATTTTGATTGGCCGACCTACATCAGGCGCATTAGGACGTGTTACGTGGATACCTCTCCCTGGAAATCAAAGAGCAGCATTTTCTAACTTTGGTCTTTTCTCTCTTGACGGAACAGAATTCCAACGGAAAGGTATTATTCCGGACATTGAGGTCTACCCTACCATGGAATCCGTCAGGGAAGGGAAAGACGAGATCTTAGAGGCAGCAATTGAATATTTGAATACTCAATAATTCCTTAAAATTTACCATTCAATAGACATCATTCGTCGGACAATTCATATTGTTCGTCGATTTTTTATTGTTTGCCACTGACTGGTGTGGCATTTTTGTATAAAATCGTTCGTTATACAAAGCAATAAAATAAATCAAACCAGATATATTTTAATATTCACAAGAAAAATATGATCATTTCCTTCAATAAAGGCATAGAATTTGTATTGCACCGTACATTAGCAAGGAAAATTTCAACATATACAATTACAACAAACGTAGCATTATGCATAATGCACACACAAATAAACACAAGTAAAAATCCTGGTCAGGAAATTTATTATCATAAAAATCTAAAAAAACGAGAAAACTTTTTTTGTTTTCTGAGTTTTCTATCTATTTTTGCATCCGTAATTATTCATAAATTAAGGATGAGTAAAGAGCGTATCATAGAAGGAGCCAAAGAATTATTCAGACTATCCGGTCTTAAGAGCACTACCATGGATGATATCGCCAAGCATATCGGAATGTCAAAGCGGACCATATATGAAAACTTTAAAGACAAAGAAGAAATATTGGTGGCCTGCCTGGATCAGGTTTATTGGGAGAATAGACGGTTTTCCGAAAAGGTTTTCGCCGAATCCGACAATGTGATCGAGGCAACGGTGATACTGCTCAGAAAAGGGGCGGAACAGGCAAGGAAACAACGGTATATGATCATCGAGGACATCAAAAAATATTATCCTGAAGTATATCAGAATATTTTGCTCTCCCAGCAGGATGACAAACAAAAGGAAATGGAAGCGTTAGTGGAACAGGGAATGAAGGAAGGTGTATTCAGGGAAGACCTGAATCCTGAAATCATCGCCTATTTTTTCGCCCAACAAGCTGAAGGAATTGCAATAAATGATCAGAAATTAGATGGCTATTCATTATTAGAAGTGTTCAAAAACATGGTTCTTTCATTCATCAGAGGTATATGTACGCCAAAGGGATTAAAAATAATTAATCAATTAACAAAATAAGTCATGGAAACAGGATTTTTAAACAGGCATTTCAGTAACTGGATATTCCGGTTAGGCGCTGAAAAATGTCATTTCGGTATATTTTTAAAATGTGGTCGGTAAATGCCATCTACTTTAGCGGCGCGGAATGGAGAATAATTAAACAATAAAGTAGTGTCATTTTCCGAATCTATTAACCCAATAGTAAACAAGTAATAAATATCATATCAAATGAAAATCAGATTTAAACAAATTATCTGTTGTATTGTCGGAATTAGCATAAGCATAGCGACTTATGCACAAACACCGCAGGAAAACCAGGAACCCCTGAGCCTTACATTGAAGGAAGCTCAGGAGCATGCTTTACAACACAACAAAACTGTTTGGAACGCCGGGCTTTCTGTTTCCGAAGCACAAAAAAAGGTTTGGGAGACAATTTCATCCGGATTGCCACAGTTGAGTGCGACTTTGGATTATCAGAACATGATGGGATTTAAAATGAGTTTGTTTGGACAATCCATCCCATTAGAACCGACCAGTACTTTTCAGGCTTCCGTAACACAATTACTTTTTAGCGGAAGTTATTGGATCGGTATCAAAATGTCGCGGATCGGAGAACAGGTTTCAGAAACGATGCGGCTACAAAGTGAGCTGGATATCAAACAACAAATCCGGAGTGCATACCTGAGTGTGTTGATCGCATCAGAAAACAAGGAAATCCTTCAGAAAAGCCTGACTGATATAGAAACGCTGGCCAAAAGCACGGAAGATATGGTAAAAGTTGGAGTGGCCGAGCAAACAGATGCCGACCAGCTAAAAGTACAGGTAGCCTCTGTAATGAATAACATCAAAGCTGTAGAGAGAGCTACTGAACTAGCATATAACCTCTTAAGATTTCACTTGGGAGTAAGTATGGATACTGAGGTCATTCTACAGGAAACATTGGATGACCTGATGAATGAAAATACGGTAAATGATGTATTGGGAACCAAATTTGATATGGACGCTAATTTAAATATGATGTTACTTGATCAACAATTGGAACTGGCCAATAAGCAGGTATTGCTGGAACAGGCATCCTGCCTACCGACAGTATCTATGTTCTACAATTATACATACAAACTGAAAGCATCTACATTTGATATGGCACCTGCAAATATTATCGGTTTACAAGCCAATATCCCGATTTTCGCATCAGGACAACGCCACTCGAAAATACAGCAGGCCAAAATAAAAATGGAGACCGCACAAAACAACAAAGATCTGCTGGCAGACCAGCTTTTAATGCAGGAAAAACAACTCCGGTTTAATTTAAATAATGCCATTGAAACGTATAGTGTCCAGAAAGAGGCGATGAATGTATCACAACGTGTACTGGAAAGTATTACAAGGAAATACCAGCAAGGAGTTGCGTCCAGTATGGATGTAACCACTGCCAATACCAGTTTGCTACAAGCACAGGGTAATTATATTTCGGCAATGAATGATGTGATATCAGCCCAGACAGAGCTTGAAAAACTTCTTAATACCTTATAAGCATGACAAGGAAGATCAAAAAAATGAAAACAATAGTAAAAAACATAAAAAACAATAATAAAATGAAAGCATTTAGCAGTATATTAATGGTAATGGTTGTTTTCCTGTCTGCTTGCGGTGGCAATAAAGAACAGGTTCAGACTGAAGATGCAGAAAGCGCCAAAGCCCGGGTGAAGGTTCAAAAAGTAACAGAACAACCTGTTGAACAACTAGTTGAATTAACAGGAACCGTACAGGCATTCAAAAGCAACGATATAGCCACTACCGTACCGGGCCGTATAGATAAAATATATGTTGAAGTAGGTGACCGGGTACGTAAAGGCCAGACATTGGTTGAAATGGATAGAACGAATTATATCCAGGCAAAGATCCAATTGCAGAATGCAGAAAAGGAACTGGCACGTGTCGACACGCTTTACCGTTTGGGAAGTGCTACACAACAACAATTCGATCAATTGACCTCCCAGGTGGAAGTGGCTCGTGAAGCATTAGCCAATCTGGAAGAGAACACCATATTGACTTCACCCATTGACGGTGTTGTAACAGCCCGTAACTTTGACCCGAGAAATATCTATGGAGGTGCGCCTGCAATTCTGAATGTAATGCAGATAACCCCGGTGAAGATCCAGGTAAGTATATCCGAAACATATTTCCCTTCGGTAAAAACAGGTATGGAAGTGAAAATCAAATTGGATGTTTACCCCGGTCGTGAATTTGACGGGAAAATAACATTGATCTATCCGACGATCGACCAACAGACCCGTACATTCATTTCAGAAATCAGTATTCCCAACAATGATATGGCAATACGCCCGGGAATGTTTGCCCGTGTAACACTCAATTTTGGTACCATGAACCATGTGGTGGTTCCTGATATGGCTGTAATAAAACAAATGGGTACGAATGCCAAATTCGTCTATGTGGTGGAAAACGGTATAGCACACCAGAAAAGAGTTGAGTTAGGCCGTCGTGACGGTAATTCATACGAGTTGTTGTCGGGTGTTGATAACAATGCTACGGTGATTGTTGCCGGACAAGCAAAATTACTTGACGGAACCCCTGTCACGATTCAGGAATAAAATTCGACCGACACGCTAACCTGATAGAAAATAAATCTTGTGTCGTGAATATTCAAACACATTATGAATCATAAATAATTAACGATGAAAATATACGAAGTAGCAGTAAAAAAACCCGTCAGTACCATACTTATTTTTATCGGTATTGTCTTGTTCGGGCTTTTTTCCCTTAGCAAGCTGTCTATCGACTTATATCCTGAGATAGAAACCAATACCATACTTGTATTTACCACTTATTCAGGAGCCAGCGCCGAGGATATCGAGACCAATGTAACCCGTGTGCTGGAGGATGCTTTGAATACCGTCAGCGATCTGAAGACCATCTCTTCTACTTCCCGGGACAATATGTCGATGATCACCATTGAGTTTACCTGGGGAACGGACATTGATGTAGCAACCAATGATGTGCGGGATAAGCTGGACATGATCAAGCAGTATTTACCTGATGATGCGGAAAGTCCTATTATTTTCAAGTTCAGTACGGATATGATCCCTGTGATGATCCTTTCCGCAACGGCAAAAGAAAGTACCGATGCATTATATAAAATACTGGACGACCGTGTATCCAACCCGTTGAACCGTATCAACGGCGTAGGTACAGTATCCGTAACCGGAGCGCCTAAACGGGAAGTACATGTGAATGTAGATCCCCAGAAACTGGAAGCGTATAACCTCACCGTAGAGCAAATAGGGGGCATTATTGCAGCAGAAAACCTGATTATGCCCGCAGGTACTTTCGATATAGGTTCCAATACCTATTCGTTACGTATCGATGGCGAGTTTGATGTCAGCGATGAAATGAAAAGATTGGTGGTAGGCTCATACAACGGACAGAATATTTATATGACGGATGTGGCCGTAGTGAAAGATACCCTGGAGGAAAGAGCCCAGGAAAGCTATACCAACGGAATCCGTTCAGCTACTATCATTATCCAGAAACAATCAGGGGCTAACACGGTGGATATTGCTAAAAAAGTAACCGCAGCCTTACCTGCTTTGCAAAAAGACCTGCCTGCCGACGTTGAGTTAAGCGTTATCATGGATACATCCGAATTTATAGTGGATAGTATCAACAGTTTAACGGAAACAGTCATATTGGCCGGTATTTTTGTAATGGTCGTAGTATTATTTTTCCTTGGCCGTTGGAGGGCAACCATTATTATTATCCTGACTATCCCGATCTCATTGGTAGCATCGTTTGTTTACCTGATGGTTTCCGGGAATACGATCAATATTATATCGCTGAGTTCACTAACAATCGCCATAGGTATGGTGGTGGACGATGCCATTGTGGTGCTTGAGAATATCACCACGCATCTTGAACGGGGTAGTAAACCGCGTGAAGCAGCTATTTATGGTACCAATGAAGTAGGGGTAGCCGTTATGGCATCAACGCTAACTATTATCGCCGTGTTCCTGCCGTTTACCATGGTATCGGGGCTGGCCGGTATTATGTTCCAGCAGCTGGGCTGGATGGTAACGATCATCATCACCATGTCTGTGATCTGTGCCTTGACGCTGACACCTATGTTATCGGCTTACATGCTGAAAGGACAGAGTAAGGAGCAGAAGGAAAGTAAAATATATGCACCTATCAGAAAGATGTTGGACGGATTGGATAACTGGTACGCAGGAATATTGAACTGGGCTGTTCGCCATAGATTGGTAGTTGTTTTAGGTGCTGTTGCCATTTTTGTATCCAGCTTGTTCCTGCTAAGTCGCGTAGGATCCGAATTTATTCCGGAATCAGATAACGGGCAAATCACAGCTACGATTGAGTTACCCATCGGTACCCGTGTAGAATTTGCCAAGGAAGCTGCCGCAAAAATTCAAAATAAGTTCAGCAATGATTTTCCCGAAATCGAGGCAATGACCTATACTGTTGGGCAAGCATCATCCGATAACACTTTTGCTGCGATGCAGGATAACGGTACCCATATCATTACGATGCGTATGAGGTTCGGTAATGCCAGCGACAGGGACCGGAGTATCTTCGAGATGGCAGAACAGATGCGACTATATCTGGAAACATTGCCGGAACTGGTCAAGTACCAGATATCAACAGCCGGAGGTAGCGGGTTCGATAATGCCGTGGATATCGAAATATATGGTTACGATTTTGAAACGACGGATAAATTAGCTGCCGAGATCAAGGAAAAAACAGCCAATGTCCCGGGATTCCGCGACATAAGAATCAGCCGCGAAGAATATCGGCCGGAATACCAGATCGATTTCGATCGTGAAAAGTTAGCCTTATACGGATTGAATATGTCCACTGTTTCTTCCTTTGTCCGTAACAGGATCAACGGGTTAACCGCATCTCAATTCCGCGAAGATGGAGAAGAGTATGACATTATCGTTCGTTACGATGAGAAATTCCGCCAGTCAATAGAAGATATTGAAAACATTATGGTATACAACAATCTGGGACAGGGACTCCGCGTCCGTGAACTGGGAATGGTTGTAGAACGGTTCTCTCCTCCGAGTATCGAGCGTGAAAACCGTGAACGTGTGGTTAAAGTCTCAGGATCCATCTATGATGCTGCATTGAGTGATGTAGTTGCAGGGATCAATGCCGAATTGGCACAGATCACTATTCCCGATGGAATCGGCGTAAATATAGGCGGTACCTGGGAAGACCAGCAGGAATCATTCGGTGACCTGGGTACACTTTTGGTTTTGGTAATCGTATTGGTATATATTGTAATGGCTTCACAATTCGAATCCTTCAAAAGCCCGTTCATCATCATGTTATCGCTGCCGTTTGCTTTTACAGGGGTATTCCTCGCCTTATGGTTGACCAATACCACCCTGAATATGCTTTCGATGATCGGCGCCATCATGTTGGTGGGTATCGTAGTAAAGAACGGTATCGTATTGATCGACTATATCAACCTCAACAGGGAACGTGGAACCGGCTTGATCCCGGCTGTTGTTGCCGGGGGTAAATCCAGGTTACGCCCTGTATTGATGACCACCATGACCACCATATTGGGTATGCTCCCCATGGCATTGAAATTAGGTGAAGGTTCCGAAATGTGGCAACCGATGGGTATAGCCATCATCGGCGGGTTGACGATTTCAACCATACTGACGTTGATCGTTGTTCCTGTGGTATACACTATCTTCGGTGCCGGTGATATCAAGAAAGAACGTAAACGTTTTGCCGCTGAATTGAAAGAAATGAACCTGGAAGAAGAACAATAAACTTGATTTCTCCAGTCCTGATCAGGACTGGAGAAACCTTGTCTTATGTTTTAGTAATACAATATATTTAAAATAACTCATCAATGAAAGCAATTTTTTTATCATATAACCAAGCACATACAAATCAGGTGCAGATCCTTTTGGATCGCTACAATATACGGGGCTTTACACGTTGGAACACTGTTGCCGGACGCGGCAGCAATGACGGAGAACCTCATTACGGAAACCATGCCTGGCCTGGCCTGAATACGGCCATACTTGCAATTACCGAGGACCAGAAAGTCGCTCCTTTCCTGGAAGCGCTCCGTAAACTGGATGAAAGCGCCGAACAACAAGGATTAAGGGCTTTTGTATGGACGGTTGACGAACAACAGATGTAAAACCGGAACTATACCATAAAATCAGTAAATAAAGGTTCTATATTGACCATTAAAATAATTGAGATGAAAAAGACAATTCTATATACAATGATCGCCTGTTTAATGCTTGTTTCTTCAGGATACACATCTTTTGCCCA
Proteins encoded:
- a CDS encoding TetR/AcrR family transcriptional regulator produces the protein MSKERIIEGAKELFRLSGLKSTTMDDIAKHIGMSKRTIYENFKDKEEILVACLDQVYWENRRFSEKVFAESDNVIEATVILLRKGAEQARKQRYMIIEDIKKYYPEVYQNILLSQQDDKQKEMEALVEQGMKEGVFREDLNPEIIAYFFAQQAEGIAINDQKLDGYSLLEVFKNMVLSFIRGICTPKGLKIINQLTK
- a CDS encoding TolC family protein translates to MKIRFKQIICCIVGISISIATYAQTPQENQEPLSLTLKEAQEHALQHNKTVWNAGLSVSEAQKKVWETISSGLPQLSATLDYQNMMGFKMSLFGQSIPLEPTSTFQASVTQLLFSGSYWIGIKMSRIGEQVSETMRLQSELDIKQQIRSAYLSVLIASENKEILQKSLTDIETLAKSTEDMVKVGVAEQTDADQLKVQVASVMNNIKAVERATELAYNLLRFHLGVSMDTEVILQETLDDLMNENTVNDVLGTKFDMDANLNMMLLDQQLELANKQVLLEQASCLPTVSMFYNYTYKLKASTFDMAPANIIGLQANIPIFASGQRHSKIQQAKIKMETAQNNKDLLADQLLMQEKQLRFNLNNAIETYSVQKEAMNVSQRVLESITRKYQQGVASSMDVTTANTSLLQAQGNYISAMNDVISAQTELEKLLNTL
- a CDS encoding efflux RND transporter periplasmic adaptor subunit — encoded protein: MKTIVKNIKNNNKMKAFSSILMVMVVFLSACGGNKEQVQTEDAESAKARVKVQKVTEQPVEQLVELTGTVQAFKSNDIATTVPGRIDKIYVEVGDRVRKGQTLVEMDRTNYIQAKIQLQNAEKELARVDTLYRLGSATQQQFDQLTSQVEVAREALANLEENTILTSPIDGVVTARNFDPRNIYGGAPAILNVMQITPVKIQVSISETYFPSVKTGMEVKIKLDVYPGREFDGKITLIYPTIDQQTRTFISEISIPNNDMAIRPGMFARVTLNFGTMNHVVVPDMAVIKQMGTNAKFVYVVENGIAHQKRVELGRRDGNSYELLSGVDNNATVIVAGQAKLLDGTPVTIQE
- a CDS encoding efflux RND transporter permease subunit, which gives rise to MKIYEVAVKKPVSTILIFIGIVLFGLFSLSKLSIDLYPEIETNTILVFTTYSGASAEDIETNVTRVLEDALNTVSDLKTISSTSRDNMSMITIEFTWGTDIDVATNDVRDKLDMIKQYLPDDAESPIIFKFSTDMIPVMILSATAKESTDALYKILDDRVSNPLNRINGVGTVSVTGAPKREVHVNVDPQKLEAYNLTVEQIGGIIAAENLIMPAGTFDIGSNTYSLRIDGEFDVSDEMKRLVVGSYNGQNIYMTDVAVVKDTLEERAQESYTNGIRSATIIIQKQSGANTVDIAKKVTAALPALQKDLPADVELSVIMDTSEFIVDSINSLTETVILAGIFVMVVVLFFLGRWRATIIIILTIPISLVASFVYLMVSGNTINIISLSSLTIAIGMVVDDAIVVLENITTHLERGSKPREAAIYGTNEVGVAVMASTLTIIAVFLPFTMVSGLAGIMFQQLGWMVTIIITMSVICALTLTPMLSAYMLKGQSKEQKESKIYAPIRKMLDGLDNWYAGILNWAVRHRLVVVLGAVAIFVSSLFLLSRVGSEFIPESDNGQITATIELPIGTRVEFAKEAAAKIQNKFSNDFPEIEAMTYTVGQASSDNTFAAMQDNGTHIITMRMRFGNASDRDRSIFEMAEQMRLYLETLPELVKYQISTAGGSGFDNAVDIEIYGYDFETTDKLAAEIKEKTANVPGFRDIRISREEYRPEYQIDFDREKLALYGLNMSTVSSFVRNRINGLTASQFREDGEEYDIIVRYDEKFRQSIEDIENIMVYNNLGQGLRVRELGMVVERFSPPSIERENRERVVKVSGSIYDAALSDVVAGINAELAQITIPDGIGVNIGGTWEDQQESFGDLGTLLVLVIVLVYIVMASQFESFKSPFIIMLSLPFAFTGVFLALWLTNTTLNMLSMIGAIMLVGIVVKNGIVLIDYINLNRERGTGLIPAVVAGGKSRLRPVLMTTMTTILGMLPMALKLGEGSEMWQPMGIAIIGGLTISTILTLIVVPVVYTIFGAGDIKKERKRFAAELKEMNLEEEQ